The following are encoded in a window of Mycoplasmopsis verecunda genomic DNA:
- a CDS encoding DNA-methyltransferase: protein MSKLFYDIKNIDYKVLLSQIQDKSIDFICIDPPYGKIKGMKLSGQKRIIDWDTNINWDEMFEEFNRIIKDGGTIACFGQNPTYASMILSNIKDYKYELIWQKNNAAQGFHADKMPLIFTENIAIFIHNEKAQKKRTFNNIASEKEIDKNQYYCRWYAQQMFKWINKPRRGIHHDLGHRKLEFWFYFVGDQFGLLSEELYEQLISKYHINKWDKFIPYEELKLIWKKEKELNKGVRLDSSEYSKTFSNVLNVAKEQKYFHPTQKPVELMEKLILMYTKENDTVLDCFMGSGSTGIACLKHNRNFIGCELDEEYYQIAKKRIEETISNKF from the coding sequence ATGAGCAAATTATTTTACGACATAAAAAATATCGATTACAAAGTACTCTTATCTCAAATACAAGATAAAAGCATTGATTTTATTTGTATTGATCCTCCATACGGAAAAATAAAAGGTATGAAACTATCTGGCCAAAAAAGAATAATTGATTGAGACACAAATATTAATTGAGATGAAATGTTTGAAGAATTTAATCGTATTATAAAAGATGGTGGTACTATTGCTTGTTTTGGTCAAAACCCAACATATGCTAGTATGATCTTATCTAATATCAAAGACTATAAATATGAATTAATTTGACAAAAGAATAATGCTGCTCAAGGATTCCATGCAGATAAAATGCCTTTAATTTTTACTGAGAACATAGCTATCTTTATTCATAATGAAAAAGCACAGAAAAAAAGAACATTTAACAATATTGCAAGTGAAAAAGAAATAGATAAAAATCAATATTATTGTAGATGATATGCTCAACAAATGTTTAAATGAATAAATAAGCCTAGAAGAGGAATACATCATGATTTAGGTCACCGAAAGTTAGAATTTTGGTTCTATTTTGTTGGTGATCAATTTGGATTATTGAGTGAAGAATTATATGAACAATTAATTTCTAAATATCATATTAATAAATGAGACAAATTCATACCATATGAAGAATTAAAATTAATTTGAAAAAAAGAAAAAGAATTAAATAAAGGTGTAAGGTTAGACTCATCTGAATATTCAAAAACTTTTAGCAATGTTTTAAATGTCGCTAAAGAGCAAAAATATTTCCATCCAACTCAAAAACCGGTTGAATTAATGGAAAAATTAATTCTTATGTATACAAAAGAAAACGACACAGTACTTGATTGCTTTATGGGGTCTGGTTCAACAGGAATAGCTTGTTTAAAACATAATAGAAATTTTATTGGATGTGAATTAGACGAAGAATACTATCAAATTGCAAAAAAAAGAATAGAAGAAACTATTAGTAATAAGTTTTAA
- the lysS gene encoding lysine--tRNA ligase translates to MEKYTEQELIRRNKLDFYKENNIEAFAKANNLKALSYSDDIEAKYNQYSKEELDEKAISVAITGRILTIRGPFILLKDYHGKMQVYFNKKEHSEELVKLVASFDLGDIIYVEGLVMKTHTGAVTVKAQNIKLLTKALKPLPDKYHGLADVEERYRHRYVDLIVNDESMKTFWTRTKIISEIRRYFDEQGYMEVETPFLHDYLSGASARPFTTHHNALDQEFVLRIATEIPLKKLLVGGVDKVYEIGRIFRNEGIDTTHNPEFTSIEFYEAYSNLEGMMQHTEKLFKRLATKLGKEMVVNKGVEIDLTKPFNRVDMVEAVSEATGVNFREISFEQGKEVANKYGIKVQKFHQLGHIINELFEELIEKTLIQPTFVYGHPIEISPLTAKGSDPRFVERAELFINTKEYANMYTELSDPIDQLQRFQEQLEEKNNGNDEASDIDWDFVEALEYGMPPTGGCGIGIDRLTMLLAEKDSIRDVLLFPTMKRK, encoded by the coding sequence ATGGAAAAATACACAGAACAAGAACTTATTAGACGTAATAAATTAGATTTTTATAAAGAAAATAATATAGAAGCATTCGCTAAAGCGAATAATTTAAAAGCACTTTCATATTCTGATGACATTGAAGCTAAATATAACCAATATTCTAAAGAAGAACTTGATGAAAAAGCAATATCAGTAGCTATAACAGGAAGAATTTTAACTATTAGAGGACCTTTTATTCTATTAAAAGACTATCATGGTAAAATGCAAGTTTATTTCAATAAAAAAGAACATTCTGAAGAATTAGTCAAGTTAGTTGCTTCATTTGACTTAGGTGATATTATCTATGTTGAAGGGCTTGTAATGAAAACACACACAGGTGCTGTAACAGTCAAAGCACAAAATATTAAATTATTAACTAAAGCTTTAAAACCATTGCCTGATAAATATCATGGACTTGCTGATGTTGAAGAAAGATATCGTCACAGATATGTTGATTTGATTGTAAATGATGAATCAATGAAAACATTTTGAACAAGAACTAAAATAATTAGTGAAATTAGAAGATATTTTGATGAACAAGGATATATGGAAGTAGAAACACCATTTTTACACGATTACTTATCAGGTGCTTCGGCTAGACCATTTACAACACATCATAATGCTTTAGATCAAGAATTTGTATTAAGAATAGCAACCGAAATTCCTCTTAAGAAACTTTTAGTGGGTGGAGTGGATAAGGTATATGAAATTGGGCGTATTTTTAGAAATGAAGGTATAGATACAACACATAACCCTGAATTTACTTCTATTGAATTCTATGAAGCATATTCTAATCTAGAAGGTATGATGCAACATACTGAAAAGCTATTCAAGAGATTAGCTACTAAACTTGGAAAAGAAATGGTAGTTAATAAAGGTGTAGAAATTGATTTAACTAAACCATTTAATAGAGTTGATATGGTCGAAGCTGTTTCAGAAGCAACTGGAGTAAACTTTAGAGAAATTAGTTTTGAACAAGGTAAAGAAGTTGCAAATAAATATGGTATTAAAGTACAAAAATTCCATCAATTAGGACATATAATTAATGAATTATTCGAAGAATTAATTGAAAAAACATTAATTCAGCCAACATTTGTTTATGGTCACCCAATTGAAATATCTCCATTAACAGCTAAAGGAAGTGACCCAAGATTTGTTGAACGTGCTGAATTATTCATTAATACTAAAGAATATGCGAATATGTACACTGAGCTTTCTGATCCAATTGATCAATTACAACGTTTCCAAGAGCAATTAGAAGAAAAGAATAATGGAAATGATGAAGCAAGTGATATTGATTGAGATTTTGTTGAAGCATTAGAATATGGAATGCCACCAACAGGTGGTTGTGGAATTGGAATTGATAGATTAACAATGCTATTAGCTGAAAAAGATTCAATCCGCGATGTCTTATTATTCCCTACAATGAAAAGAAAATAA
- a CDS encoding TM2 domain-containing protein, translated as MIKSNKSYVALVLLSIFLGALGIDRFYAGNVLLGILKLITAGGFGIWYIIDIVLAIVGAFKDNQGLYIRP; from the coding sequence ATGATTAAAAGTAATAAAAGTTATGTAGCTCTAGTATTATTATCAATTTTCTTAGGCGCATTGGGTATTGATAGATTTTATGCTGGAAATGTATTACTTGGAATTTTAAAATTAATTACAGCTGGCGGATTTGGTATATGATACATAATTGATATAGTATTAGCTATTGTAGGTGCATTTAAAGACAATCAAGGATTATACATTAGACCTTAA
- a CDS encoding IS1634 family transposase, translated as MESKAKLHIMKSKNKDKIYLSVCKTLGFGKGYKRIVGLGYLEELEKLNPNALDILKQNAKVIPIDSEKEYVKEQLINSLNNGYFENRLVNYGIQNLYSIIKELEIFNSLPKTKHKQLEQLLEYFISSRIIQADSIIQTFNKKMISSVKSSLKKVVFYNVLDLLDDYKVDILKRVNKVISEKTKREIELVFYDSSTVYFETFKRDGLRFPGYSKDGKIKEDQVVLGMATDSNGIPIHFELFKGNTMDASTMIPFIIKMTQTYDVKNITIIADRGMSSNRNIRFLEQLGIDFIISYRAKAGSNQFKEYIFNESDWIENGEFKYKEQEYASMWNKKRLNGHKRRRIVTFSEKELKKIKLTEMFLINNFIKKQNKNGVVKGEDLIGIKKYKFFKTNDSINFVLNYEKIEQDKKFDGIYVYETSRMDLSPEEIKNIYHKQWQIEENFRTLKAHLMLDQFMCETINIFEDTLYYVFLALVVLKYSLYKVNEYLHKYGVIDKFTNNRLIESIKSAVMVEELVNNQIVRKTFINKSSDNKSDYEIVNKALNNILCM; from the coding sequence ATGGAAAGCAAAGCTAAGTTACATATAATGAAAAGTAAAAACAAAGACAAAATATATTTATCAGTTTGTAAAACTTTAGGTTTTGGAAAAGGATATAAAAGAATTGTTGGTTTAGGATATTTGGAAGAACTTGAGAAATTAAATCCTAATGCATTGGATATATTAAAGCAAAATGCAAAGGTGATTCCGATTGACTCTGAAAAAGAATATGTAAAAGAACAATTAATTAATTCTTTAAATAATGGATATTTTGAAAATAGATTAGTTAACTATGGCATTCAAAACTTATATTCAATTATAAAAGAATTAGAAATATTTAATTCACTACCTAAAACCAAGCATAAACAGCTAGAACAATTATTGGAATATTTTATTTCCTCAAGAATCATACAAGCTGACAGCATTATTCAGACATTCAATAAAAAGATGATTTCATCAGTGAAATCAAGCTTAAAAAAAGTAGTTTTTTATAATGTTTTAGATTTACTCGATGATTATAAAGTCGACATTTTAAAAAGAGTTAACAAAGTTATTTCTGAAAAGACAAAAAGAGAAATTGAATTAGTATTTTATGATTCATCAACTGTATATTTTGAAACTTTCAAAAGAGATGGTTTAAGATTTCCGGGTTATTCTAAAGATGGAAAAATCAAAGAGGATCAAGTTGTATTAGGTATGGCAACAGATTCAAATGGTATTCCTATACATTTTGAGCTTTTCAAAGGTAATACAATGGATGCTTCAACTATGATTCCATTTATCATTAAAATGACTCAAACTTATGATGTTAAAAATATCACCATCATAGCTGATAGAGGTATGTCTTCAAACAGAAACATCAGATTTTTAGAGCAATTAGGAATTGATTTTATAATTTCATATCGTGCAAAAGCTGGCTCAAATCAATTTAAAGAATATATTTTTAATGAAAGTGATTGAATTGAAAATGGTGAATTTAAATATAAAGAACAAGAATATGCGTCAATGTGAAATAAAAAGAGATTAAATGGACATAAAAGAAGAAGAATTGTAACTTTCAGTGAAAAAGAGCTAAAAAAGATAAAGCTGACAGAGATGTTTTTAATTAATAACTTCATTAAAAAACAAAACAAAAATGGTGTTGTTAAAGGTGAAGATTTAATAGGAATTAAAAAATATAAGTTCTTTAAAACAAATGACTCTATAAATTTTGTTCTTAATTATGAAAAGATTGAACAAGATAAGAAATTTGATGGTATTTATGTATATGAAACTTCAAGAATGGACTTATCACCTGAGGAAATAAAAAATATTTATCATAAACAATGACAAATAGAAGAAAACTTCAGAACATTAAAAGCTCACTTGATGTTAGACCAATTTATGTGTGAAACGATAAACATATTCGAGGACACTTTGTATTATGTTTTTTTAGCTCTAGTAGTTTTAAAATACTCTTTATATAAAGTTAATGAATATTTACATAAATATGGAGTAATTGATAAATTTACAAATAATAGATTAATTGAATCAATAAAATCAGCTGTTATGGTTGAAGAATTGGTAAATAATCAAATTGTTAGAAAAACATTTATAAATAAAAGCTCTGATAATAAATCAGATTATGAAATTGTAAACAAAGCATTAAATAATATTTTATGTATGTAA
- a CDS encoding IS1634 family transposase, whose product MKKWLVTKTKKKDDYYVGLAISAGYGKGYDKSISIGSLSKLSTKHNDPISILKKIAESLPLDADKNYVKNKVAEYFETSKIEIGTYNVGIELLYKVIDEINLFKDINTGKRKECEQIFKFLIAKRILEPESLIRSFNLKDKYVNEINIQKSTVYNFLDFVADNKQKLVANINEKMNVSTKREANLIFLDATTLYFETFVNANENLKEKFSLKRAGYSKDGKFKEDQVVLGMVTDTNGIPLNFVLLPGNIADQKTFIPTIHELSEIYNLQNVTVVADKGMNSAQNKDYVKYQNMHYIFPIRLKGESHKFKQYVVSETDYQKVDGLLYKEIQQVDDRAENRIKYRRIIIYDTWKAKRDKILRKEVLDRFDKIKGKDGTATAKSMISYKKYKFFKEIQESKIAIDVEMLKEDAKLDGYVAFETTRYDLTAREIVDIYKKQWTIERNFRDLKSTLDARPMYVRTDNHIFGHITICFLGLVVLNYLTWYINHKQKDKWGVLDRVTPSQIIESIKVANINFTKVDGKITYSSSWDNEIFRNEIELYREIKMLVSDGFSV is encoded by the coding sequence ATGAAGAAGTGATTAGTTACAAAAACAAAGAAAAAAGATGATTACTATGTTGGATTAGCGATATCAGCCGGTTATGGTAAAGGATACGATAAAAGCATAAGTATTGGTTCATTATCAAAATTATCTACAAAACACAATGATCCTATTTCTATACTTAAGAAAATTGCTGAAAGTTTACCACTAGATGCTGATAAAAACTATGTGAAGAATAAAGTTGCTGAATATTTTGAAACATCTAAAATAGAAATCGGAACATATAATGTAGGGATTGAATTACTTTATAAAGTAATTGATGAAATCAACTTATTTAAGGATATCAATACGGGTAAAAGAAAAGAATGTGAACAAATATTTAAGTTTTTAATAGCAAAAAGAATATTAGAACCCGAGAGTTTAATTCGTAGTTTCAATCTGAAAGATAAATATGTAAATGAAATAAACATTCAAAAATCAACAGTTTACAACTTTTTGGACTTTGTTGCAGATAACAAACAAAAACTAGTAGCGAACATAAATGAAAAAATGAATGTATCAACTAAGAGAGAAGCAAATTTGATATTTTTGGATGCTACAACTCTATATTTTGAAACATTTGTTAATGCTAACGAGAATTTAAAAGAAAAGTTTTCATTAAAAAGAGCTGGATATTCTAAAGATGGTAAATTTAAAGAAGATCAAGTAGTTTTAGGTATGGTAACAGACACAAACGGAATACCATTAAATTTTGTTTTATTACCAGGTAATATAGCTGATCAAAAAACTTTTATCCCTACAATTCATGAATTAAGTGAAATATACAATTTACAAAATGTAACTGTTGTTGCAGACAAAGGAATGAATTCGGCACAAAATAAGGATTATGTAAAGTATCAAAATATGCATTATATTTTTCCTATTAGATTGAAAGGCGAATCACACAAATTCAAGCAATATGTAGTTAGTGAAACTGATTACCAAAAAGTTGATGGTTTATTATATAAAGAAATTCAACAAGTAGATGATAGAGCAGAAAATAGAATAAAATACAGAAGAATTATTATATATGACACTTGAAAAGCTAAAAGAGACAAGATATTAAGAAAAGAAGTGCTCGATAGATTTGACAAAATCAAAGGAAAAGACGGTACAGCAACAGCAAAAAGTATGATTTCCTATAAGAAATATAAATTCTTCAAAGAAATTCAAGAATCAAAGATTGCAATAGATGTAGAAATGCTAAAAGAAGATGCTAAACTTGATGGTTATGTCGCATTCGAAACAACTAGATATGACCTAACCGCAAGAGAAATAGTTGATATATACAAAAAACAATGAACAATTGAGAGAAATTTCAGAGATCTTAAATCAACATTAGATGCTAGACCAATGTATGTAAGAACAGATAATCACATTTTTGGACATATAACCATTTGTTTTTTAGGATTAGTTGTATTAAATTATTTAACTTGATATATAAATCATAAGCAAAAAGATAAATGAGGTGTTTTAGATAGAGTTACTCCATCTCAAATAATAGAATCAATAAAAGTAGCTAACATAAACTTCACTAAAGTTGATGGCAAAATTACTTATTCATCTTCATGAGATAATGAGATATTTAGAAATGAAATTGAGTTATACAGAGAAATAAAAATGCTTGTATCTGATGGTTTTTCTGTGTAA
- a CDS encoding ABC transporter ATP-binding protein, with protein sequence MPQENNEKEKNNSQTQEHTLETQLEEVVLTKKTADTKITVKNVFEVLDSDGGANKITVDRSIAKKLRKAANKKRVKDDHKDLKNTDDNIIEVRDVSKYYLAGNNVTRVLKNISLNIKKGEFVMIFGKSGGGKSTLLNLISGLDRPSRGDVIVCDENLPYMSDTQLTLFRRKHVSFIFQNYNLLQNLNGYDNVETGAWLQKDKEKQLDINKLFEEFEIEDIKNKFPSQMSGGQQQRISILRALAKNSEIIFADEPTGALDEATTEIVLSYLYDINKKYGTTIVMVTHNPIIEPIADRIFYVKKGRIDKIKSNHSTIHPKDIKWTD encoded by the coding sequence ATGCCTCAAGAAAATAATGAAAAAGAAAAAAACAACTCACAAACACAAGAGCATACATTAGAAACTCAATTAGAAGAAGTTGTTTTAACTAAAAAAACTGCTGATACTAAAATTACAGTTAAAAATGTTTTTGAAGTCTTAGACTCTGATGGCGGTGCTAATAAAATTACTGTCGATAGATCAATTGCTAAAAAATTAAGAAAAGCTGCTAACAAAAAGAGAGTAAAAGACGATCATAAAGATTTAAAGAATACAGATGATAACATTATTGAAGTTAGAGATGTATCAAAATACTATTTAGCTGGTAATAATGTTACACGTGTGCTGAAAAACATATCATTAAATATTAAAAAAGGTGAATTTGTCATGATATTTGGTAAATCAGGAGGCGGAAAATCTACCTTACTAAACCTTATATCAGGACTAGATAGACCTTCACGTGGTGATGTGATAGTATGTGATGAAAATTTACCTTATATGTCAGATACCCAATTAACATTATTTAGAAGAAAACATGTTAGCTTTATCTTCCAAAATTACAACTTATTACAAAACCTTAATGGTTATGATAATGTGGAAACTGGAGCTTGATTACAAAAAGATAAAGAAAAACAACTTGATATAAATAAATTGTTTGAAGAGTTTGAAATTGAAGATATTAAAAATAAGTTCCCTTCACAAATGTCTGGGGGACAGCAACAACGTATTTCGATTTTAAGAGCTCTAGCTAAAAATTCTGAAATTATCTTTGCTGATGAACCTACTGGTGCTTTGGATGAAGCTACAACTGAAATAGTTCTTTCATATTTATATGATATTAATAAAAAATATGGAACTACTATTGTTATGGTTACTCACAACCCGATAATTGAACCAATAGCTGATAGAATCTTTTATGTTAAAAAAGGTAGAATTGATAAAATTAAATCAAACCACAGCACAATTCATCCTAAAGATATTAAATGAACAGATTAA